The Blastocatellia bacterium genome has a window encoding:
- a CDS encoding long-chain fatty acid--CoA ligase — translation MQAASTIVEVFNHQVKRYGSRAALRVKRAGRYTDISWHECGERVRQLSLGLIRLGLKRGENVCLLSRNRPEFMFADLAILSAGAVTVPIYATSVADDVAYIVNHSEARLLIVDQRDQLDKIKSVEDRLFGLEKVIVFDSVAAQSDARWLSFDDVCRLGEEADSATVQQRAQWQAAITPDDLATIIYTSGTTGQPKGVMLTHGNIMFVLRAVEEAFREYLSDQNVYLCYLPLAHALERMGLFAQLYMGSTTCFAESLETVGENLVEVAPSTLVGVPRFYEKIHARVMSAVEQSSPVAKKIFHWALGVGRARRLAQESGRRVSPWLALQHALAERLVLSKIKARLGGRARYGISGAAPLARDVAEFFGDIGLPLLEGYGATETCGPATMNRPQSPRIGTVGVPLPGVQIKIANDGEILIKGGGVFKGYFKDPDETARALRDGWYYSGDVGMIDEQGYLVITDRKKNLIITAGGKNIAPAKLENFFKASEYISEIIIIGDRRPYLTALITLNPPAIQQWAASQGLDDTPYSELVRHPQVRALLERVVAQRNAQLASFEQIKKFAILQNEFTIEDGLLTPTMKIKRKVAMERYADVIEAMYRG, via the coding sequence ATGCAGGCGGCGAGCACAATTGTTGAGGTGTTCAACCATCAGGTCAAGCGCTATGGGTCGCGCGCGGCCCTGCGCGTCAAACGAGCCGGTCGTTACACCGACATAAGCTGGCACGAATGTGGCGAGCGCGTGCGCCAGTTGAGTCTTGGCCTGATTCGCTTGGGCCTCAAGCGGGGCGAAAACGTCTGCTTGCTCTCACGCAATCGGCCTGAGTTCATGTTTGCCGATTTAGCGATTTTGTCAGCCGGCGCTGTGACGGTGCCGATTTATGCTACCAGCGTCGCCGATGATGTGGCCTACATCGTGAATCATTCGGAAGCGCGATTGCTGATTGTGGATCAGCGCGATCAGTTGGACAAAATCAAATCGGTTGAAGATCGTTTGTTCGGGTTGGAGAAGGTCATTGTGTTTGACTCAGTCGCCGCCCAATCCGATGCGCGATGGCTCAGCTTTGATGACGTGTGCCGGCTGGGTGAGGAGGCCGATTCGGCCACCGTGCAGCAACGCGCTCAATGGCAAGCGGCCATCACGCCCGATGATCTGGCAACGATTATTTACACGTCAGGCACGACCGGCCAGCCCAAGGGCGTGATGCTCACGCATGGGAACATCATGTTTGTGTTGCGGGCCGTTGAGGAAGCGTTTCGTGAGTATCTCTCAGACCAGAATGTTTATCTGTGTTATTTGCCGCTGGCTCATGCGTTGGAACGGATGGGATTGTTTGCTCAGCTTTACATGGGGAGTACGACCTGCTTTGCCGAAAGCCTGGAAACGGTCGGCGAGAATCTGGTAGAGGTCGCGCCTTCCACGTTGGTCGGCGTTCCGCGATTCTATGAAAAGATTCATGCACGCGTCATGAGCGCCGTTGAGCAAAGCTCGCCAGTGGCCAAGAAAATTTTCCACTGGGCGCTTGGCGTTGGGCGGGCGCGACGATTGGCTCAGGAGTCAGGCCGTCGCGTCTCTCCGTGGTTGGCGCTACAGCACGCGCTGGCTGAGCGGCTGGTGCTTAGCAAGATCAAGGCTCGACTGGGCGGTCGAGCGCGATACGGCATCTCTGGCGCTGCGCCGCTGGCGCGTGATGTCGCCGAATTTTTTGGTGACATCGGATTGCCGCTCCTGGAAGGCTACGGCGCCACAGAGACATGCGGTCCGGCCACCATGAATCGCCCTCAGTCTCCGCGTATCGGCACGGTCGGAGTGCCGCTGCCCGGCGTGCAGATCAAAATCGCCAACGACGGGGAAATCTTGATCAAAGGCGGCGGCGTGTTCAAAGGTTATTTCAAAGACCCAGACGAAACCGCGCGCGCACTGCGCGACGGCTGGTACTACTCAGGCGATGTCGGCATGATTGATGAACAGGGCTATCTGGTAATCACGGATCGTAAGAAAAACTTGATCATCACAGCAGGCGGGAAAAATATCGCGCCGGCCAAGCTGGAGAATTTTTTCAAAGCTTCTGAATATATCAGCGAGATCATCATCATCGGCGACCGACGCCCATATCTGACGGCGTTGATCACGCTCAATCCGCCGGCCATCCAGCAGTGGGCGGCCAGCCAGGGGCTTGATGATACACCTTACAGCGAACTGGTCCGTCATCCTCAGGTGCGTGCCTTGCTGGAGCGCGTCGTCGCCCAGCGCAATGCACAGCTTGCCTCATTCGAGCAGATCAAGAAGTTTGCTATTTTGCAGAACGAGTTCACGATTGAAGACGGCTTGCTGACGCCAACCATGAAGATTAAACGGAAGGTGGCTATGGAAAGATATGCCGACGTGATTGAAGCCATGTATCGCGGATGA
- a CDS encoding S8 family serine peptidase gives MRITTILLVTMLLSMPHAGLTTAKPGPFIGDVDHHLIVRFKPGVWIPTVPLTKRLPTTLNRALDELAAQWGLSEIERLTPALSQPSENAQPLNQGLRLTPPAQAMTLWRAYGLDRTVLLRFARPINPQRLAALLVQRYPDLIEFAEPDSLDQPSLIPNDQFFPIQWHLNPTTLSTGERTDIFATEAWDITTGEPDVVIAVIDAGFDLDHPDLRGKLFVNPGEIPDNGIDDDLNQLVDDVIGWDFTRRDNVPEAETGHGTWVAGLAAMHTNNALDAAGVSWGSRILPLKAGDATGIYISQQVQAINYAIAMMPHGVRVINMSFGGASVNQTRELALRAAQQAGLLVVAAAGNQGADNDLTPIYPAQYSTTMDNVIAVTATDRFNRRPFFANYGRSSVDLAAPGSGIFGITARAPIPLGSETGHITWQGTSAATAIVSGIAALIYSQFPTLTPLQVKYRLRGSVDRLPDFRERTVAGGRVNALRALETDEVAPAPIRDARVLGSNDAPLLVWTATGDDDDQGQAMFYEIRYLTSPMTPDNIKLAQKLPNAPFPQPAGTVEQVILPRSLPPGTYYFIIRVWDNVGNHAESNQVVVTR, from the coding sequence ATGAGGATAACGACAATACTGCTTGTCACGATGCTCCTGAGCATGCCCCATGCTGGGCTGACAACGGCAAAGCCCGGACCGTTCATTGGTGATGTGGATCATCACCTGATTGTGCGTTTCAAACCAGGCGTCTGGATTCCTACGGTGCCTTTGACGAAACGGCTGCCGACAACGCTCAACCGGGCACTGGACGAACTCGCAGCTCAATGGGGATTAAGTGAAATCGAACGTCTCACGCCGGCGCTGAGTCAGCCGTCTGAGAACGCTCAGCCGCTCAATCAAGGACTACGCCTCACACCGCCGGCGCAAGCAATGACGCTGTGGCGTGCCTACGGACTAGACCGCACCGTGCTGCTGCGCTTTGCGCGACCTATCAATCCGCAGCGGCTGGCCGCTCTGCTCGTGCAACGTTATCCCGACCTGATCGAATTCGCTGAGCCGGACTCGCTCGATCAACCGAGCTTGATCCCAAACGATCAATTCTTTCCTATACAGTGGCACCTCAATCCGACGACGCTGAGCACAGGTGAGCGGACTGATATTTTCGCTACTGAAGCGTGGGACATCACCACTGGCGAGCCGGATGTGGTCATTGCCGTGATTGACGCGGGCTTCGACCTGGATCATCCAGACCTGCGTGGCAAGCTCTTCGTCAATCCGGGCGAAATCCCCGATAACGGCATTGACGATGACCTGAACCAACTCGTGGACGATGTCATCGGTTGGGATTTCACGCGGCGCGATAACGTCCCTGAGGCGGAAACCGGGCACGGAACTTGGGTAGCTGGGTTGGCCGCCATGCATACGAACAATGCGCTGGACGCCGCCGGGGTCAGTTGGGGTAGCCGGATTCTGCCACTGAAGGCTGGCGATGCAACGGGCATCTACATCTCACAGCAAGTGCAAGCCATCAACTATGCGATTGCGATGATGCCGCACGGCGTGCGTGTGATCAACATGAGCTTCGGCGGCGCTTCGGTTAATCAAACGCGAGAGCTAGCCTTGCGCGCGGCTCAACAAGCCGGATTGCTGGTCGTCGCAGCAGCCGGCAATCAAGGCGCCGATAACGACCTAACGCCCATCTACCCGGCGCAGTACTCAACGACCATGGACAACGTCATCGCGGTGACGGCCACCGACCGATTCAATCGTCGGCCATTCTTCGCCAACTATGGCCGCTCCAGCGTGGATCTGGCAGCGCCCGGCAGCGGCATCTTCGGTATCACGGCTCGCGCGCCGATCCCGCTGGGCAGCGAGACGGGACACATCACGTGGCAGGGTACGTCGGCCGCTACAGCGATTGTCAGCGGCATTGCCGCACTGATCTACTCGCAATTTCCTACACTCACCCCGTTACAGGTGAAATACCGATTGCGCGGCAGCGTTGATCGCTTGCCCGATTTTCGCGAACGCACGGTGGCCGGCGGCCGCGTCAATGCGCTGCGCGCGCTCGAAACCGACGAAGTGGCCCCAGCGCCGATCCGCGATGCGCGTGTGCTTGGCTCGAACGATGCGCCACTGCTTGTCTGGACAGCCACGGGAGACGACGACGACCAAGGGCAAGCGATGTTCTATGAGATTCGTTACCTGACCAGTCCAATGACACCCGACAATATCAAGCTGGCTCAGAAGTTGCCAAATGCCCCGTTTCCTCAACCGGCAGGGACCGTTGAGCAGGTGATCTTGCCCCGCTCGCTACCGCCTGGCACGTATTACTTCATCATTCGCGTGTGGGACAACGTCGGCAATCATGCCGAGTCAAATCAGGTGGTGGTCACTCGCTGA
- a CDS encoding ThiF family adenylyltransferase, whose translation MNLEKYSRQILFEPIGAEGQQKLLNSRVAVIGCGALGAVQVESLARAGVGFLRLADRDFVEESNLQRQIMFDESDAAERLPKAIACRRRVQRINSMINVEAIVANVHHANIEQIISDVDLVLDGTDNFETRYLINDACVKTETPWVYGAAVGSYGLTMTIIPHQTPCLRCVIETLPPPGSSPTCDTAGVILPIIFTIASIQVTEAIKILTGQLDQLHHSIIQIDLWQHAYNRIRLGSLRDKSDCPACKRGQFEFLDAKAGHLASGLCGRHAVYISPSQRVTIDLPTLAERLKAVGSVKLTAHLLTVKLDEYEINLFADGHCIVKGTTDVETARRLYTRYIGS comes from the coding sequence ATGAATCTTGAGAAATACTCACGACAAATTCTCTTTGAACCCATTGGCGCGGAAGGGCAACAGAAATTGCTCAACAGTCGCGTCGCTGTCATCGGTTGCGGCGCGCTGGGCGCCGTTCAGGTGGAATCGCTGGCGCGCGCTGGCGTCGGCTTTCTGCGGCTGGCTGACCGCGATTTCGTTGAAGAAAGCAATTTGCAACGGCAGATCATGTTTGATGAATCGGACGCAGCCGAGCGACTGCCGAAAGCCATTGCTTGCCGGCGACGTGTGCAGCGCATCAACTCGATGATCAACGTTGAAGCTATTGTCGCCAACGTTCATCATGCCAATATCGAACAGATCATCAGCGATGTAGACCTCGTGCTGGACGGGACAGACAATTTCGAGACGCGCTACCTGATCAATGACGCGTGCGTTAAGACGGAAACGCCGTGGGTCTATGGCGCGGCCGTCGGCTCCTACGGGCTAACAATGACCATCATCCCTCACCAGACTCCATGCCTGCGCTGCGTGATCGAGACGCTGCCGCCGCCAGGCTCATCACCCACCTGTGACACCGCTGGCGTCATCTTGCCGATCATCTTCACCATCGCTTCGATTCAGGTCACGGAAGCGATCAAAATTCTGACCGGCCAGCTCGATCAATTGCATCATTCCATTATTCAAATTGACTTATGGCAACACGCTTACAATCGGATTCGGCTCGGCTCGTTACGAGACAAATCAGATTGCCCGGCGTGTAAGCGCGGCCAGTTTGAATTTCTCGACGCCAAGGCTGGCCACCTGGCTTCGGGACTGTGCGGCCGTCATGCTGTGTACATTTCGCCGAGTCAGCGCGTCACGATTGACCTGCCCACATTGGCCGAACGCTTGAAGGCTGTCGGCTCGGTTAAACTCACAGCTCATTTACTCACCGTCAAGCTGGACGAGTACGAAATCAATCTCTTTGCTGATGGTCACTGCATCGTCAAAGGGACAACCGATGTGGAGACGGCGCGCCGTTTGTACACGCGCTATATCGGCAGTTGA
- a CDS encoding M50 family metallopeptidase codes for MAATKRKHDGFSFLLGATALTIVLWYVPYADRLVYPLRIFVTFMHETAHALAALATGGAVERIEIASNGSGLTYTRGGWSLLIASAGYVGTMLYGGLLLMLSKQAKHARLALVGTSLLVGLVTLFWVKPILSFGFSAGVALTIGLAATLYLATARVTHFLVSFLGVQSCLNSLFDLKTLFLLSAHTNVPTDAMTLEQMTMIPAILWALAWVGISLLILFLALRSYRSALPKL; via the coding sequence ATGGCCGCGACCAAACGCAAACACGATGGCTTCTCGTTCCTGCTGGGAGCGACCGCTTTGACCATTGTCCTCTGGTACGTGCCCTATGCAGACCGGCTCGTTTATCCGCTTCGCATCTTCGTCACATTCATGCATGAGACCGCGCATGCGCTGGCCGCGCTGGCTACAGGCGGCGCTGTTGAACGCATTGAGATTGCTTCCAATGGCAGTGGCCTGACTTACACGCGAGGTGGCTGGAGCCTGTTGATTGCCAGCGCCGGTTACGTGGGCACCATGCTCTATGGTGGACTGCTCCTCATGCTGAGCAAACAGGCGAAGCACGCCAGGCTGGCATTGGTTGGAACGAGTCTGCTCGTGGGATTGGTTACGCTCTTTTGGGTCAAGCCGATTTTGAGTTTCGGGTTCTCGGCAGGTGTGGCCTTGACTATCGGGCTGGCAGCGACCCTCTATCTGGCGACCGCACGAGTAACCCATTTCTTGGTCAGCTTCCTCGGTGTTCAAAGCTGTCTGAACTCGCTCTTCGACTTGAAGACGCTCTTTCTACTCTCGGCTCATACCAATGTGCCAACTGATGCGATGACCTTGGAACAAATGACCATGATCCCGGCGATCCTCTGGGCGTTGGCGTGGGTTGGCATTTCGCTGCTGATCTTGTTCCTAGCGCTGCGCAGCTACCGCTCAGCCTTGCCCAAGCTCTGA
- the panB gene encoding 3-methyl-2-oxobutanoate hydroxymethyltransferase: protein MPFNQVTVSVLRQMKANGEKIAMLTAYDYLTAEILDQAGVDILLVGDTLAMVFAGHSTTIPVTLEQMLYHTEIVARAAKRAMVVGDMPFMSYQVNPEQALINAGRFMKEARAHAVKLEGGRRMVPTIKKIVGAGIPVMGHIGLTPQSVHKFGGYKLQGRTPDDAQKILDSARALEDAGCFAIVLEKIPKSLARRVTESVSIPTIGIGAGPYCDGQVLVIHDMLGVFDKFRPRFVKVYAEIGPLIVQACRQYVDEVKTGLFPADEHSYDE, encoded by the coding sequence ATGCCGTTCAACCAGGTCACAGTGAGTGTGCTGCGTCAGATGAAGGCCAATGGAGAAAAAATCGCCATGCTGACGGCCTACGATTACCTGACGGCGGAGATTTTGGATCAGGCGGGTGTAGATATTTTGTTAGTCGGTGACACGCTGGCGATGGTATTTGCCGGGCATTCAACGACGATTCCCGTGACGTTGGAACAGATGTTGTACCACACCGAAATTGTCGCCCGCGCGGCCAAGCGGGCGATGGTGGTTGGTGACATGCCGTTCATGTCGTATCAGGTCAATCCCGAACAAGCCTTGATCAATGCCGGACGCTTCATGAAAGAAGCGCGCGCCCATGCCGTCAAACTGGAAGGCGGCCGTCGCATGGTGCCGACGATCAAGAAAATCGTTGGCGCGGGCATTCCGGTGATGGGGCATATCGGGTTGACGCCACAATCTGTACATAAGTTCGGTGGGTATAAGTTGCAAGGGCGCACGCCCGATGATGCGCAAAAGATATTGGATAGCGCTCGCGCGCTGGAGGACGCCGGCTGCTTTGCCATCGTGTTGGAGAAGATTCCCAAGTCGCTGGCGCGGCGAGTCACCGAGTCTGTGTCCATTCCGACCATCGGTATTGGCGCTGGCCCATACTGTGACGGGCAGGTGTTGGTTATTCATGATATGCTCGGCGTATTTGATAAGTTTCGACCGCGATTCGTCAAGGTCTATGCCGAGATTGGCCCTTTGATTGTGCAGGCTTGTCGTCAGTATGTGGATGAGGTGAAGACAGGCTTGTTTCCCGCCGATGAGCACAGCTACGATGAATAG
- the panC gene encoding pantoate--beta-alanine ligase: MEIITEVAPMKAVARATARQGQRIGFVPTMGALHEGHLSLVRAAQQRADVVIVSVFVNPTQFGPHEDFNRYPRDLQTDIALLEREGVQYLFAPSVEAMYPAGYATYVTVEGLADRLCGRSRPGHFRGVTTVVLKLFEIVRPHVACFGQKDAQQLVIIRKMVADLNLDVEIVACPIVREPDGLAMSSRNRYLQPDERQAATILYRSLQHARQMIDSGQRQAAEITAAMRQLIQREPLARIDYIEIVNAQTLDPLTVLEGECLIALAVFVGPARLIDNLVVNVSAA, from the coding sequence ATGGAGATCATCACTGAGGTAGCGCCAATGAAAGCCGTTGCCCGCGCCACTGCTCGGCAGGGGCAACGGATTGGATTCGTGCCGACGATGGGCGCGCTACACGAAGGCCACCTGAGCTTGGTTCGCGCTGCGCAGCAACGCGCCGACGTGGTCATCGTATCGGTCTTTGTCAATCCCACCCAGTTTGGCCCCCATGAAGACTTCAATCGCTATCCACGTGATTTGCAAACTGACATCGCGTTGCTCGAACGCGAAGGCGTGCAGTATCTCTTCGCGCCATCGGTTGAGGCGATGTACCCCGCTGGCTATGCGACCTATGTGACGGTGGAGGGACTGGCCGATCGTTTATGCGGTCGGTCGCGCCCCGGCCACTTTCGTGGCGTCACCACCGTCGTGCTGAAGTTATTCGAGATCGTTCGTCCCCATGTGGCCTGTTTCGGTCAAAAAGATGCTCAGCAATTGGTCATCATCAGGAAAATGGTGGCCGACTTGAATCTGGATGTGGAGATCGTGGCTTGTCCAATTGTGCGCGAACCGGACGGATTGGCCATGAGCTCACGCAATCGGTATTTGCAGCCTGACGAGCGGCAGGCGGCGACAATTCTCTATAGGTCGCTGCAACATGCCCGGCAGATGATTGATTCCGGGCAGAGACAAGCGGCGGAGATCACAGCAGCGATGCGGCAATTGATCCAGCGCGAGCCGCTGGCTCGGATTGACTACATCGAAATCGTCAACGCCCAAACGCTTGATCCGCTGACTGTGCTCGAAGGCGAGTGTTTGATTGCGCTGGCTGTATTCGTGGGACCTGCGCGATTGATTGACAACCTCGTGGTGAACGTATCAGCGGCCTAA
- a CDS encoding CPBP family intramembrane metalloprotease has translation MSEQPAVSSSLSHSRVRMPRWCIWWFVACAPVWWMALWLINHHLLGAPVRPWVRLTADVGLLVWVIWRLRQQKRHLAEIGLTTDWFGREALIGLLVGCGLWLIALMPVWLLRWFNINVPTAALPSLAAPVQWIHVIIIAVCEEIVWRGYVLTELHRLYRLSSSVVIAVLAYTAFGLGEAVALDWFVVPSSLYVGGWLCVVYLWRRSLIAPILAHVALSGLGLAGLRAW, from the coding sequence ATGAGTGAGCAGCCGGCCGTCTCATCATCCCTCTCGCACAGTCGGGTGCGCATGCCTCGGTGGTGTATCTGGTGGTTCGTGGCCTGCGCGCCGGTGTGGTGGATGGCATTGTGGTTGATCAATCATCATCTGCTGGGCGCTCCCGTTCGCCCGTGGGTGAGGCTCACAGCCGATGTTGGTTTGCTTGTGTGGGTAATTTGGCGGCTGCGACAGCAGAAGCGGCATCTGGCCGAGATTGGCTTGACAACCGATTGGTTTGGGCGCGAAGCATTGATCGGTCTGTTGGTGGGATGTGGATTATGGTTGATCGCTCTGATGCCCGTCTGGTTGCTCCGATGGTTCAACATCAACGTGCCAACTGCCGCGTTGCCATCTCTCGCAGCGCCAGTGCAGTGGATTCATGTGATCATCATCGCGGTGTGTGAGGAAATCGTCTGGCGCGGTTACGTGCTGACCGAGCTGCATCGGCTCTATCGTTTGAGTAGCTCGGTGGTGATAGCAGTCTTGGCCTACACTGCGTTTGGATTGGGCGAGGCAGTAGCATTGGATTGGTTTGTCGTGCCGAGTAGTTTGTATGTCGGCGGTTGGCTCTGTGTTGTCTACTTGTGGCGACGATCGTTGATCGCGCCGATTTTGGCGCACGTTGCGCTGAGCGGATTGGGATTGGCCGGCCTACGAGCATGGTGA